AAGATGGGGTGCTGGTGGTGCAAAGGCTTCGTTTCGAAGAAGAGATCCGGGATCACTCAGAGTTGAATATCCCTGACCTGACTGCGAAATCAGTAAAGCCGGGTGAGCTGAAAATGGCCATGAGCCTGATAGAGCAGCTATCCGGCCCATTCGATATCTCCGAGTTCAAAGACACTTACTCTGAAAAGCTGATGAAACTGATCAAGGCCAAAGCGAAAGGAAAGAAGATCACCACACCGGCACTCAAAGTGGTGCACTCACGCGCAAGCGATCTGATGAGCCAGTTGAAAGCAAGCCTTGAAACGAAAAAGAAACGCGCTTCCTGACAACATTGATCAAAATGGAATATCATGCTCAAAGATTATAAGAAGAAAAGGAATTTCAGGAATACGCCCGAACCTGCCGGTAGTAAGCGATCTTCGGGTGATCATCTCCGTTTTGTAGTGCAACGCCATGATGCCACACGCCTGCACTATGATTTCAGGCTGGAACTGGATGGCGTGCTCAAAAGCTGGGCAGTACCGAAAGGACCGAGTATGAACCCCGCAGACAAACGGCTGGCCGTGCAGGTGGAAGACCACCCGGTGGATTATATCGATTTTGCCGGTGTGATCCCCGAAGGCAATTATGGCGCAGGGGTGGTGCAGGTTTGGGACCATGGGAATTATATTCCCGTGAATGCGGAAATAGAACCGATCTCCGAAAAGGAAGCACTGAAATGGTTGAAGAATGGTGAGATCAAATTCGTGATCCAGGGCAGCAAGCTCAGTGGTGAATTCGTGTTGGTGAGATTGAAACGCGATGAAAAGAACTGGCTTCTCATCAAACACAATGATGAGTACGCAGTGAAAACGAAATACGATGCGGAAAAGCTGATCAAGGGAAAATCGAAAAAGGAAATTTTTGCAAAGGGCGCAAAAGGAGAGAAGGTATGGGAGAGTAACAGAAGCGCAAAGACCACATCCGGCAGGGCAACAGTTTCCCGGAAGGCTGGTTCCGCAAAAAAAACAGCCAAAGCAAAGAAGCCGGTATCAGGTGTTGCTTCAAAGACAGTGGGCAGTAAGCCCCGGATCTCCTCGGCAAAACCTGCTTCAAGAACTACAAAAGGTTCAAAGACTGTTTCAGTTGTGAAGTCTGCTGGCCGGAAAACAACGGCCACTGCTGCCAAAGCCTCTTCAAAGTCCGCCCGCAAACCTGTTTCAAAAAAAGCATATGGCACAAAAAAAGCCTGATAAGAAAAGTGCAGCAAAGAAAGCGGCCCCTGCAAAAAAAACAGCAGGAGCCGGCAAGCCTGCCGGGAAAGCTTCATCAAAAAAAGCAAGGTCCGGCAAACCTGTGCCAAAGAATACTGCCACTAAAAAAACGGCTTCCGGTAAAGCTGCTGCAGCAAAAGCATCATTGCCGAAAACCACCGTTCCCAAAGCAGCACCGGTTACAGGTGCTATAAAAACTACAACGAAAAAACGGCCTCCTTCTAGAGTCTTCGGCAATGAAGGCCGCAAATACGAGGAATATATTGAGCCGATGCTGGCCAGTCTTGAAGATCATCCATTCGATAATGATGAATGGATCTTCGAGATGAAATGGGACGGCTATCGCGCCATTGCAGAATGGAAAAAGAAAAAACTGAAATTGTATTCCCGCAACGGCCTTTCCTTCGTTCAAAAATATCCTCCGGTTGCTGAAGCCATCACAAAGATCAAACATGATTGCGTGCTGGACGGCGAGATCGTTGTGCTGAACGAAGATGGGCGGCCACGTTTCCAGATGCTCCAGGAATATGAGCAGGACCCCCGCTATCCCATTCACTACTACGTGTTCGATCTGCTCTTCCTCAATGGCAAAGATGTGCGCGAATTACCATTGCTGAGCCGCAAGGAATTGCTGAAAAAATTATTGAGCTCCTGCAAAGGTGATGTGATTCGCTATTCAGATCATGTAATTGGAAGCGGAAAGAAATTTTTCCATCATGTAAAGAAGCTTGACTTTGAAGGCATGATGGCCAAAAAATCAGACAGTGAATACTATTCAGGTATCCGTACCCGTGAGTGGCTGAAAATAAAACACCACAATAACCAGGAAGCCGTGATTGCAGGATTCACTGCACCAAGGCGAAGCCGAAAATATTTCGGTGCATTGATCCTCGGCGAGTTCAAAGGCCGCAGGCTGCAGTACATCGGGCATACCGGAACGGGTTTTACACACGATAAGCTGAAAGAATTATGGGACCTCATGCAGCCCCTGATGACGGCCCAGTCGCCATTTGCAGAAAAGATAAAAGTGAACGCACCCGTCTCCTGGATCAGGCCGGAACTTGTTTGTGAAGTAAAGTTCACGGAACAGACCAATGAAGGCATTCTCCGTCACCCTGTTTTCCTTGGATTACGGGAAGACAAAGCCGCCACAGCAGTAACGAAAAACAATGACAGATGAAAGCAGCAGAAAAAACTGAAGATATCGTACAGGTAGACCGTCACCAGCTGACTATCACCAACGTTAACAAGATCTATTTTCCAAAAGACAAGATCACCAAGGGAGATGTGATCGCCTATTATGATATGATGGCGCCGGTGATACTTCCTTATCTGAAAGACAGGCCGCTATCGCTCAAACGCAACCCCAATGGGATCACCGATAAGGGGTTCTATCATAAGGACGCCGGCGAGAACGCACCAAAATATGTAAAAGTGTACCCTGAATTTTCTCCTTCGTCCAACAAAACAGTGGACTATATCGTGTGCAACAATAAAGCAACACTGATCTATCTCGCCAATCTCGGTTGCATCGAAATGAATCCCTGGAATTCCACCACACGCAGCGCAGACAAGCCCTCCTATATGATTATCGATATCGATCCGTCACCCAAAAATACTTTCGACCAGGTGATCACCGTTGCCCAGGCTGTGCAGGAAGTGATGACCAATGCAGGGGCCATCGCTTATCCCAAAACCTCGGGGGCAACGGGTATTCACGTATACATGCCCCTGGGTAACAAATACGATTATGAGATCGTGCGTGAGTTCGGCAGGATCGTGGCTACAATGGTGAATGAGATGCTGCCCGGCATGACCAGCATCGAACGTTCGCTTAAGAAAAGAGGGAATAAGATCTATATCGATTTTCTGCAAAATTCAAAAGGACAAACCCTGGCATCGGCTTACAGCCTGCGTCCGCGCGATGGCGCCACGGTATCCACTCCTTTACTATGGAAAGAAGTGAAGGCTGGTCTTCATCCTTCGCAATTCACGATTCACAATATTCAGAAGAGGGTAAAAAAACTCGGTGATCTATTCTTTATGGTGTTGAAAGAAGGCAACAATCTGAAGACCTGCCTCAAAAATCTGGGTTACTAAGTAACGATCCTGTTCCTTTTCTGATGCAGGATATAGAACAGTAGTCCTCCCATCACCGGTACAGATATGGTGATGATCAGCCAGAACATTTTCTGGTAAAAACGAAGGTCGTCCGCAACGATCACATCCCAGATGCTCCATACCCAAACAACGCCCATTACTATCAATCCTGCGTACAAAATGTAAATGCCGAAATCATATTGTTTCATCAACATCAACCCGAGCAGGATGATGACTGTTCCTGAAATGCCGATAATTAATCCGGTCTTGTTCAACGTACTCATATGTTTCAGTTTTCCATTGATGCGTACCAATGTTATGCCACCCGTGGAACGCTCCTGCACAAGCTGTGGAGGCGTGTCTACAAACGAATACCCTGTTTTGGAGGCAATAGATTTTTACAGTTAAAGAAAACAGAAGTCTATGAGAAGCATATTGTATATCCTGGCAGTGATCCTGATCATCGGGTGGCTCCTGGGCGTATTTGTGTATAGTGCAAAAGGGTTGATACATATTTTGATCGTATTGGCTATTATATCGTTACTGGTGGGGATTATTCGCCGTGGCGATGTGTAGAGTGGGGCTCCGGAGTTATTCAAAAGTAATTGAAGCGGGTGGGATGCCCGCTTTATTTTTTTATTCTATAATCTGGAGCCTGGAGCCGGGTATGGTCAGGGGCGGCTGTAAAACATACCAACGCTTTTGAATTTTTGGTCCGCTGTGGAGGGAGAGATGGGGCAATGGAATGCAATGGAGCTTCTTCGCTTATGTTTTGAAGGCCGCCCCTGACCATACCCGGCTCCAGGCTTTCCCCGATATTTCAACAATCAAATAAATAGCTGCGCAAACCGCTTCATACTTTTGAAGCCCCCGGAGCTTTGAAGAAGGAAGATGGAGGTGAGAGCGCATCTGTATTTATGAAAAGAAATGGAAAAGTGTGATTATGGAATTATGAAATCATATAATCATAGAATTGTGGAATATAGGGAAGACGGGAGCCAGTATCCTGTTTACCACTAACAGAATTATGTAAGTGCTAAATAAAAGTCTTTCGTGCAATAGAATGCGGTTGTCCGGGGTAGTTATATTTATTCGGAGGGATGCACTCTTTCCCCCTCTCCAATCAAAGTTTCTACAGCTTTCTTTTTTGCGTTTATGGAGTTGCATTTTGGCGGGAATGTCAAAGGGAGGGAGGTGGTATTGGTCGGCCTATGAAATATAAGCGAAGAAGGTCCATTGCATTCCATTGCCCCATCTCTCCCTCCACAGCTGACCTATCATTCATAAGCGCCGGTTTATTTCATCCGCCGCCATACCATCTCCCTCCCTTTTGACAAACACAATGAATTAACACAAAAAAAGAGAGCTGGTAGAAACCAGCCCCCATCAGTCCAATGTGCCTTAAATGAAACTCGTTGGTTATTTTTTCAGCCTTGAATTCAGGGCCATCAATTTGTCGTGGTGCATACGGATCTTCGGTAATACTGTATTGATCCAGTTCTTGACGTCTGCATCGGTTACAGTTCCGAGTGCTGCCTCATAATCGCTGATTGTTTTCTGATGTTTGTTCATCAGTTTGTCTGTCCAATCCTTGTCGAATGAGGAGGGTTTTTCATCTGTCAGTTTCTGCAGGTCCTGTTTGGTATCATCCGTTACATCGGCCGGGATGCTGATGCTCTTGTTGGAGGCCAGCACTTTGAGGTCGTTCAATGCAGCGGTGTGATCATCATACAGGGTTTTTGCAATCTCCTTGATGTCTTTATTTGTCGATTTTTGTTGAGCCAGTTCTGCGAGCCTGATTTCGGTAAGGTTACCATTGGCGGCATCTACTACAAACTGTGCATTGTGCTCAGAGGAGTCCGTCTTGAATTTTGCATCGTTCTTGTCTTCCGCTACTTCCTTGCTTTCTTCAGGCTTTTGGTCGGCATTGTTGTTACAACCAACTGCGAAGGAGGCTGCAACCAGGGAAAAGATGGTGATTCTGTTGATCAGTGTTTGCATACGATTTGTTTTGTTTTTTATTTTCAGGAACGGGCCGGTTTACATGGCGGCCTGCATGTCCCTGTATCTTTTGATCAGGTCATGTGATGCTTTGAGTGCGCTTTTCTGTTTCAGTACAAGTTGCCTGATATCTGCTCCGGCTGTGCCTTCGTCTTCAAGTGCCTGCTGATAGGCTTTCTGAGCGGCGTCTTCACCAAATTCGCAGGCTGCGAGCACCGAGTGCCTGTCTTTTCCTGAGAAGGTGGCTTTCACGTCCATCCAGGCGCGATAGATCTTGCCGGATGCAGTGGTGGCGTCTTCTACAGGTTCACCGCCTGCTTTCTTCACTTCCAGTACCAGTTCAGATTTATGCTGACGGCTTTCATCGGCCATTCTGCGAAACACACTCTTCAGGTCGTCGTCTGCATCTTTGGTTTCCTTGATGGCTTTTTCGTAACCATTGATACGATCATTGTTAATACGGATGAGATCGTTCAATACACTTACCATATCCTCATTATGTTGCATAGTGATAGTTTTAAAGTGATGAATTTGGAAATAAGGTCTAAAAAACGATACCATTCCTTTTTTCCTGTGCCGGCATGCGTTATTTGTAGAAGTCCCACCACGATACTATGGTGGAAATGCTGATAAACAGGGGCTGACGCTGGCATAAGAATTACATACATATTATCAGGCTTATCCATGCCTTTACACGTATGACTGAAATGAAATGCCTTCTGGCAGTGGTTATTTCTGTTGCGTTCCTGCATGTAATGGGATGTAAACCTGCGCCTGTGAAGCCTTCGGAGGGAACTTTTCAAATCATTCCAGCTATGAAAGAAGTAATCAATATCAAACCGCCTGAACATGCATACGTGAAAACATTCTATGGGATGTTCTCCGACCTGGACCATCTGGAAGATGAGCACCAGACAGACAGGAAGAGCCCCTGTGCTCCCGCCACTAATATTTACGAAACGGATTCCACTTACTTCATTGATATGGCATTGCCGGGATATCAGCGACAGGATATTCAACTGAAGCGTGAAGATGATCTGATAACCGTTTGTGCTGAAACACATACCGTGCGTCATAAGAAACTGCAGCGTTTCTTTCGCCAGGAATTCCTTGCAGGCAGCTTTACCAGGTCTTTCCTGTTACCCGATGATGCTGGCGAAGCCATAGCGAAATTTGCAGACGGTGTGCTCTGTATACAACTCGATAAAAACAGACAATGGATGGCCGCGCCTACTGTGGTGCAAGCCATCACTATTCAGTAACCCAAAAAAGACACAGATGCCCAGATATTCAAAAGGTGCTTCCAAATCTGTAGAAAGCGCTATGAGAAGAAAGAAAAAAGGAACACTGCGCTCAGGCCCGGGAGGTAAAGGTGGAAAAGTGAAAAGCCGTGAACAGGCTATTGCCATCGGTTTGTCTGAAGCGAGAGAGAAAGGCGCTAAAGTGCCCAAAAAGAAAAGTGCCGGTAAAACCGCCACTAAGAAATCTGCCAGTAAGAAATCAGCTTCCAAAAAATCGGCTCCAAAGAAAGCTGCTTCCAGGAAGACTGCCACAAGGAAGAGTGCCGTGAGGAAATCCGCTA
This portion of the Pseudobacter ginsenosidimutans genome encodes:
- a CDS encoding DUF4142 domain-containing protein; translated protein: MQTLINRITIFSLVAASFAVGCNNNADQKPEESKEVAEDKNDAKFKTDSSEHNAQFVVDAANGNLTEIRLAELAQQKSTNKDIKEIAKTLYDDHTAALNDLKVLASNKSISIPADVTDDTKQDLQKLTDEKPSSFDKDWTDKLMNKHQKTISDYEAALGTVTDADVKNWINTVLPKIRMHHDKLMALNSRLKK
- a CDS encoding Hsp20/alpha crystallin family protein; its protein translation is MKEVINIKPPEHAYVKTFYGMFSDLDHLEDEHQTDRKSPCAPATNIYETDSTYFIDMALPGYQRQDIQLKREDDLITVCAETHTVRHKKLQRFFRQEFLAGSFTRSFLLPDDAGEAIAKFADGVLCIQLDKNRQWMAAPTVVQAITIQ
- a CDS encoding ferritin-like domain-containing protein encodes the protein MQHNEDMVSVLNDLIRINNDRINGYEKAIKETKDADDDLKSVFRRMADESRQHKSELVLEVKKAGGEPVEDATTASGKIYRAWMDVKATFSGKDRHSVLAACEFGEDAAQKAYQQALEDEGTAGADIRQLVLKQKSALKASHDLIKRYRDMQAAM
- a CDS encoding DUF6496 domain-containing protein — translated: MPRYSKGASKSVESAMRRKKKGTLRSGPGGKGGKVKSREQAIAIGLSEAREKGAKVPKKKSAGKTATKKSASKKSASKKSAPKKAASRKTATRKSAVRKSATRKKAAPRKKAATRKKSSM
- a CDS encoding lmo0937 family membrane protein gives rise to the protein MRSILYILAVILIIGWLLGVFVYSAKGLIHILIVLAIISLLVGIIRRGDV
- the ligD gene encoding non-homologous end-joining DNA ligase, whose amino-acid sequence is MAQKKPDKKSAAKKAAPAKKTAGAGKPAGKASSKKARSGKPVPKNTATKKTASGKAAAAKASLPKTTVPKAAPVTGAIKTTTKKRPPSRVFGNEGRKYEEYIEPMLASLEDHPFDNDEWIFEMKWDGYRAIAEWKKKKLKLYSRNGLSFVQKYPPVAEAITKIKHDCVLDGEIVVLNEDGRPRFQMLQEYEQDPRYPIHYYVFDLLFLNGKDVRELPLLSRKELLKKLLSSCKGDVIRYSDHVIGSGKKFFHHVKKLDFEGMMAKKSDSEYYSGIRTREWLKIKHHNNQEAVIAGFTAPRRSRKYFGALILGEFKGRRLQYIGHTGTGFTHDKLKELWDLMQPLMTAQSPFAEKIKVNAPVSWIRPELVCEVKFTEQTNEGILRHPVFLGLREDKAATAVTKNNDR
- a CDS encoding DNA polymerase ligase N-terminal domain-containing protein, which produces MLKDYKKKRNFRNTPEPAGSKRSSGDHLRFVVQRHDATRLHYDFRLELDGVLKSWAVPKGPSMNPADKRLAVQVEDHPVDYIDFAGVIPEGNYGAGVVQVWDHGNYIPVNAEIEPISEKEALKWLKNGEIKFVIQGSKLSGEFVLVRLKRDEKNWLLIKHNDEYAVKTKYDAEKLIKGKSKKEIFAKGAKGEKVWESNRSAKTTSGRATVSRKAGSAKKTAKAKKPVSGVASKTVGSKPRISSAKPASRTTKGSKTVSVVKSAGRKTTATAAKASSKSARKPVSKKAYGTKKA
- the ligD gene encoding non-homologous end-joining DNA ligase, with the protein product MKAAEKTEDIVQVDRHQLTITNVNKIYFPKDKITKGDVIAYYDMMAPVILPYLKDRPLSLKRNPNGITDKGFYHKDAGENAPKYVKVYPEFSPSSNKTVDYIVCNNKATLIYLANLGCIEMNPWNSTTRSADKPSYMIIDIDPSPKNTFDQVITVAQAVQEVMTNAGAIAYPKTSGATGIHVYMPLGNKYDYEIVREFGRIVATMVNEMLPGMTSIERSLKKRGNKIYIDFLQNSKGQTLASAYSLRPRDGATVSTPLLWKEVKAGLHPSQFTIHNIQKRVKKLGDLFFMVLKEGNNLKTCLKNLGY
- a CDS encoding PLDc N-terminal domain-containing protein codes for the protein MSTLNKTGLIIGISGTVIILLGLMLMKQYDFGIYILYAGLIVMGVVWVWSIWDVIVADDLRFYQKMFWLIITISVPVMGGLLFYILHQKRNRIVT